GGTGTTTTGAAGATGAAGagtagattttttatttttttttggaccaaACATAAACTcgatatataaaaaataaaaaggacaCTACAGgtccaaaatacaaaaaaaatacagaaaacaaaaacaaaaaagtcgcCTGGAACCAAAACGCCAGAGCTGGACCCATCGATCACACTCGTGAGGATGGATGGAGTGAACAAGTGGAGAGGCCAAGTAAGGGTAGAGCAACTCTCAAGATAGACCCGCCGCACCAACTTGAGCTCATTCCCGCCATAGGCTGAAGGCCGAAGCTGCTGGCTGACGCCGCCACCGTCGCTGCTGAGCTGGTTCCAAAGACCCAGATCTCAAACCCTAGATCTGGCTCCTGAGTCCAAAATGATGGGGAGAATGGGAGATCTCAACTTTCTaagaactgattttttttaagcGGACCCTTGAATGGTTTTTATCAATGATGGAAAATTGCAAAGGAAGAGGAGCTGTGTGCAAACAACCTTTCCAAAGCATCCAATAAAGAAACGGAAAATAAGGAACTGGCAAATGTGGTGGCAAAGAAGTGTGGTGGCAGGGGGCATTCAAGTGGCGGCTGATTTTGGAAGGATAGGAAGAGGTGGCTGGTCAGGTTTTTGAACAAGggttaaaagaagaagatgaagccAAGGATTAAAAACACTTCTTGCATCATTTCGCTCATTAATGAGATTCCCCATTCTATTAAATGTCTCACAAACGGTGTTAAATATCGTGGCAAAATGACTAGAGTGCCCTCAAAGTAAAGACCAAAAAACAGGTACGTAATTCGGACCTCGTAGTTTTCTCATGTCTAAGATTTTTTTGGAAGGGCAAGTAAGATTTTGTTTGAgcgttcctttttcttttcttttttacttttctcaatTGGCTGATTCTGTTTTTGGTGAatcttttatatattttaatcatTTTGATGTAGtctcttgtatttttcttagaGCTCAAGAATTGAAAAAGTTAAAGACAACAAAAACATATTGGATGCAAAACACATTAAAGAGAGAAGCACAGTGATTTATTATTTGATTACTTTTCTAAATTTCGTCTTTTGTGAATGATAGTTTTGCATTAAATAttagtgttctaaaaatcaaaattaatcggcaattaattgTTGGCGGGGTCTATTCTACTAGATCTGACTAATTGCTATGAGCTGATTAATCGCCAATTATTAATTGGTATGCGCCGACTAATTGCTGATTACTAGACCTCAAAGCTCGAAGGTGGCTGAttgcccgactagcgcctagcaacttttagaacattgttaaATATATGGGGTTTATTGATtttagccgaccccaagtgattgggacataaaactcggtttggtttggtttggtttggttatgaggtttattgattcgttttggtgagaaagaaaagttaaaaattaccACTAAAAACTTTTTAAAGTTCACTAAGGgtaaatataatttaaaaaaaaaactgtttggtttgaattATAGCCCACGAGCATTACCACAATCACACACTTCACATCTCAATTTGGtcttacaaaaagaaaatttttgagGATGATTGGACAAGGGGTTCTTGTAGTGCACTAACGCACTACGGAGTGTAGTGCATCTTGGTACGCTCCATTGAgatcttttcaattttttaattcaCTGAGGGTGCGTTTTCAGTAAACTAAATAGACAGCCCATGTTTTAACGAATTTCTAGGCaagtcattctcctcacatacatAAACTAAAATATCATTATTTTGCTAAGCAACTAAAATATCATTTAacagaaacaacttgactattgcCGTTAGCCTATAGTCCATTTAGTTCAGGGGAAATGCACCCTGAACACTATAGTTGTGTAACAAATTAAGTTATATGGGTATTCGTAACCTCGCAATCAAGATAAATTTTTCATATAGTTTGTTTTTTATATTACACTTTCCATTTATTTCTGTATAATGAATATTTTCCGATAATGCCATCAGATTTCCGCAACGACTGAGTTTGGATTCGGAGCAGTATTTGACGCATACCTTATTCTAATAGAACACAGTTGGGAATTCCAATCTTAAAATTGGAATTGTCCACCAGTgggaaaagtacaaaaaaaaataaaaaatgcttgCAGGGGTTGATCTGTTCAGGTCTCCATGGATTGATTATTATGGAGCCTAACGTAGTAACAATATTAGGAGAAAGCAAGGTGTAACATATAAATGTTACATGTTTTTTTGAGTGTGTGTTTTGCAAAGGAGCATACCATGGAAGTATATATGGTACAAATAGCACGCATTTTTTCCATGCCTGGTACACATGTTTGTGTGTACGAATAGAGGTGTAGGGTAACCCAAAATAGTTACATATCTTTTAGGTTAGTTAGTAGCTACACATATCTTTTTGATATATTAGTTATACATTTATTGGGCCGAGCAACAAAAAACTTGcacatttttttggtgttggttacacattattttataaattataacCAAAATTCTTGTCACCAAAATTAAATGGGATGTGTACCATAGGCTTCTCCTTTGATATTAGTATGTGGCTATTTGTGTATCTGATTATTTAAGTCTAGATATGTGTGAGTTGTGATACGATTATACGAACATAAATTAGTGAGAGTTTGTGTGGTTGGTGATGGCTGTTATTTGGTATTGATGTGACATTAATGAAGCCATGTGGTGGGTAATTTGGACATACTAAATTTCCTGAGGTCACATGATTCCATCGAAGCCATTTCATGGCAGCACCACAGAAGGGGGAGTTTGTCAATTGTCAGATAAAGTAAAGGAGCtcagtgtcatttcagaaacctcagatTCTGTGGAGTTTGTCAATTGTCAGATAAAGTAAGGGAGCtcagtgtcatttcagaaacctcagagCAGGTCTCTGTATTAGTCAGAAAcatcaggggaggtcagtgaaattaaCCCTAAAAACGGTAGATACTTAAGCTGTGTTAGTTCTATCATACCCTAGGGGCATAACATCCAAAGGAGGACTAGAAAGAATATAGATATAACTCAAGCCCGATGAAATGAATTAGTAGGGCACCTGAAATCCTCTGAAGTGTCCGTCTTGTCGGATCCATTTTGTATCGGACGGAACCAACACGGAATATACGCTCTCCTGTGACGTATTTAGATACTTTAGAAAGTTAAAGCATTACAGCAATATCAAGAATAATTCTTCAATATTCTTGTCAAAAACACACGGCCAGAAGGTTCTATCAGATGCAAACATATCGACTTCACGATAGCAAACTGTTTGATATTGCTtaatttttggactttccagTTCAATACTCACTGGAGCATATCCTTGTAAACCACACGTAGAGAAGGGAGCATTCAATCCACAATTGATGATAGCAGTCGTTCTATCACATTTTGTTTTGACAAGTATTCATTCTCTCACAAAGTTCAGTTCAAGTAACACtggggaaaaaaatggatcTGCCACTCCAGGACTATTTAATGGCCATACCTGGGCATAGCTCTATACTATGAACCAACTTACGGGAAGAACGGTTTCTATTTTTTGCTCCAGTTGTAACAACACCAGCACCATTctgttctcttttcttcttttctactGCAACCACAGCTAGTGTAGcttcctaaaaaaaaacagaagtcAATACCAATTAAGTAGATTGAAAACAGTTCCCTTCCAGCAGGAACCATCAGTTAAAATTCGAAGTAGTTAAAAAAGGAAATTCCAGGCTAATAGTGCCACACTAACCTCATTTGCCTTTTTTAACTTCCTCTCAATGGATTTTGACCACTTCAAACTAGCCCCACCAACGCTTAATACCTTGGATTTTCGCAAAGAAAATCCCTGGGTAGACCTTGTGTAAATAGTCTCCCTTTTTCTCGAAAGCAGCAATTTCCGGCTGAACAAATACAATCATGAATCATCCATTATTTTCTTGGGTCTAACATGTGGAGTTGACGTAAAGTATGGAGCCAACAGAATAATAACAGAAACAGAACTAAATGCTAACATACCTGATTGTAGATAAGGAAGTATTAGGAGTGGACGCTGATGCATGCATTAAACTTCTCCGGTAAGTTGCTCTTTTCCACGGAAAAAGGTGTGGCCACACCTGATGTATCAATGTATTGTCTTTCTTTAATGACTGTGCACCACGTAGTGTCCACACCAATGAGGATTTTGAAGGTTTATACGTCTTTCCCAAACCTGTAAAATGTTGACCTGCCTAAGTCTTGCCTACCTATTGATCATGTCATATGGAACTGTACAATTATTCTCAGAACAACACACTATAATCCTCAGATGCAATATGTAAACATAGTGAACTTAAGGGATGTTTTAGCCATAGATATTCAATAGTCGTGATTGATTAGAAGGCATGACTCAGTTGTACTGATAGTGAACAATAGAACCCGCTAAAAGGTAAGTCATCTTGGAAGCTTACTATTTGCCAAAGTACCTTTAAGGCTTTAACTACAAGAAGAACAGCAATTAAAGAGATGTTAAGATCCCCAGGTTTCAAACAGATCAAATAACACATACAGCATGACTGAACAAACACACACATTGAAAAACTAGCTAAATTAAAATCCAGCATTAATTCTTCAATTACCataatctctcttttttaaaaaaaaaaaattgccaatcTCAAATCCCTGGAGTGGGACAACCAAGAAACATGATTTCCCACCAAGTGTGACCAACAATGCTGATAAATGAGACCAGTGCTTCAACATACGTCAAATCAACAGCAGACAGCAGTTGGTCAGAATTAAGCAATAGTTGACTGCACAACATAAACCTCGGTGTTTTTGTGTCCTCATCTCAATTGACCAGGAAACAGGCAAATACTGACAACTAACTAGGATGGAGCGTCTAAGGCATTTGTATTAGATATTCAATGAAGACAGCACACAAAAATCATGTCCGTATTGCATGACGCATCTATAATTTACTCACATAGAAAAGACCAAATTAATGAATCACTTCGTCACTGCAAGCCTGCTTCTATGCTAGGAACCAAAAGAATAAGCAACACTTGATGAACTAGTTCCGAAATCGTACCTTTACCAGACCGCCCTCCACTAGAACTGCTTTGAATAACTGGTAGAGCCTTTTTCCCCTCTAAGATTAACATATCATCAGGCAAGCCCACTTTTTGAGTGATTTTGAACGACTTTCTGATGAtctggttttttttccttttatagtAACCACTGGAGGATGGGGCGTCAGTCTTGTCAACATTCTGATGAGACACATCACTAGAACCTGAAGCTGCAACCAACTGATTTGATTTTCTCTTTACATACAAtatcttcttcaattccctAGACACTGAGTTTATATCATCTTGCACACTCTGGGTCACAGAGTTGTTGATTTGACCATTTTGATATTCACTAGCACCTGTAGAATTTGGAGCATCATGGTAAACCTTTGACACGTCCGCATTTACTTTTCGTGTTAATGGATCTGAGTCAGTTTCAGAGCAACCATTTGATGGAGGATCTGCCAATGGTGAAGAGATCATGCAATTTGATAAATTGGTGCTGCAGGGTAATGGTGGTGTTTTGGACCTTTCAAGAGTAGCGTCCGGTCCtgtcttttcctttatttcgtTTACAATCAGAGGGTACAACCGATAGACAGATGAAGTCAAACCATGAGAGACAGTAGGAGCAGCAAATGGAGAAGGTTTTCTCACAAGACTGTTACCTTTACGAATGTAAGCAGCAGTTTGATCCTTTCCGATGTTTGAAGCCTGCTGCCCTTGTGGAGGAAAAGGGTTTGGATATGAGCTTTTCCCCAGATGAGACGAAGCAGAGGGATTCGTAGATCGATGCCACGTTCTTGGTTTTGTTCTGTGGCTTGACGGGGCCATTTTCTTTAACAAATGACCTGGAAAAATGCTAGGGACTACTGAAGCCAATTGGTTCTTTCTCGTGTTATTCATAGAATTCAAACCATCAGTTGTTTCTCTAGCATCCTGAGGCCCCACCTCAGTGTTTTTTGAGGAAACACTTCCCACTGCATGACCTGGTTTCTTGTCGGTTGTGGTATTCTGCAGAGATGTATTCAACAAGTTTGACGACAAAAGATCTTCAAGGACAAGCTTTTCATCTTGTTTTCTTTCATGCACGTAACCCTTGTCATTCAGTACTTGACCAAGTGTTATTTCAGTATTGACAATCTTTGATGCAGTGGCAGTGGATGGTGTTCCTTTAGTGTCCATGTTGAATAGTTTATCAGGTGCAGACTCCATGACTGCATCGTGCAAATCGGAAGTGGGGACACTGTCATCATGTTCATATAAAGACAGAGTGTTTAAGACAGAGGGCAAACCATTCTTAACAAACAAATCAGCGTCACATTCCACATCTTTAAAAGGCAGGCTCTGATCTCTGTCTAGAGTTTGAATTTCTACCGGACTTCTCTGCTGAACAATCTCTGTTCGAAGCACTCCAGGCTCCTCCACAGACTTACCCCTACCTCCTTTTTCGTTACCAAAAGCATTCTCTATGGTCATAACCAGATCACTTTTTTCGTTCTGCTCAAGTTCTGAAACATTATTACAACGGCCCTCTCCCACAAAGGCTACAGCCTCAAATGAGGCTCCTGCCTTAGAATTTTCAAGCAACACAGGGCAAGACTCTGAACAAGATGGAAATCTAGAATCCTCTTGGTGAATGTTACACATCATGTCTCTAAGTGAAGGCAGTTTCACACTCGAAGTGAAGGTACCAGCATTAGAGCTCTCCTCCTGGGTCTCAGACAGCATTGGCAAAGGTGAAACTGGTGCAGAGATTTTCCTCTTCTTTGTATACTTGGAAGAAGTTGTATATTGGCTAATCCTGATACTTCCTTTTCCTGAAACATCATTGTCAACTGAACCTTTAATTGGACTGTAACCACGCACAATCCCGTCCTTGTCTGTACAGCTTTGAGAGCCAGCACTAAAGTTCCCAGCACCCAGCAGATCCTCTTCTGCAAAATTAAGATCCATGGCAGGAAAACTCAAAGTTGTACCTACAGGATTCTCAGGCATGTCACATGAGCTTGGACTTGGCAAACGGTGACTGCTATCTTTCCTCTTATTAGATGTACACCCCTTCTCAAAACCAGCATGTAGATCACCTCCCACTAGCATCGTGGCTTTTGGAGCTCCTTCCAAGGCAACATTCTCATGCAATACAGTGGCACTATCAGGATCTGATTCCTTGCTAGTATCATCAAGGTAACCATTCCCAGAAAAGGAAAACTTGCTTTGAGAATTTCTCGAACCATTGTCAGAACCTGAGGTGGTAGTTGCAGAATCATTGGAGCTATATCCATCAGAGACACCCTCCTGGATACTGGTTTCCTCTAAACCCACAATAGCCTTGCTTTCAACTAAAGGAACAGCCCTAGGAAATCCTTCCACATCAACACTTCCTGCCATTACAGTAGCCTCATTAAACATGGAATCAGTGCCCACAGCATCAGTGTCTGAAACAGTAATTTTCAGTTGCCCTCTAAGAAGTCCATTGTCGGAACTCAAATCATTATGTACATTACTAACAGTGGTGAGTAAATTGACAGGAACCCCATCACTTCTGATTTCCTCTGGACTAGAAATATTGTTAGCCTCTAACTGTCCTTTTAAGAAACCATTCTGAAGAAATACAGGAGGTTCAATCTTGTGGCTAAAATCACCCACCTGACCACTACCAGTAAAATCACTTCCATTTTGTAATTCAGCTGGACCCCTGGCATAATATGAAATGGTCTGCAAATCAATTGATGTATCTGCTATGACAGTACCCTCGTCAACATTGATTTTTAAAGGATTTGAAGAACCAAAAGGACGGGTAGAGCTTTTTCTTGTTGTCTTACTATTCTGGACATGAGATCCACCAGAATCAACTTCACTTCCATCTTTATCTGAAACTATAGACCCCGCAGTATAATTCTCTATAATATGATCCAGGAACGCAGTTACTTCATTTGGAGAAGGTTTCATATCAACATTGTGCACCAAAACCATACCAGCTGATGCATTTTGCTCTCTTGAATGCATACTGTCCTCACCAACCTGTGAGGCTGTGGGTGGACCACTAAGGGATCTATTCTCTTTGACGAGATCAACATTTTTGTCCATCGCCAGTGACCTTAATACATATGAGTTGACTTCCTTCTTCTTAACCCCAAGTGAAGATGTCCCAACTGAGCCAATAGTATCGACACCCTTATCTGAAAAAGGCTCTTTCATATTGTTTCTTCCAGGTAACTCCAATGTGTGGTGTGAAGAAGGTTGTGAAAAAATATCACACACATCTCGACCACCAGGATCCTTAATATTCCCCCCTGACTGCTTTGATTTCTTGTAAGAAATAGCGGGACAATCAAAACCATTTGTGGAGCTGTTCGATTTGCTTAGTGGTGAATTTGAATGGTCTAACTCTGGCCCCGGGAGTTTCCTATTAGATTTGACTCCACAACTTGGAGAGGCCACAATAGCCTTGGCTACCAATGCATTAGATTTGAACGACACATCAAGCTCCACTGGGCTTCCCTCTCCATCTGGCTCCACTCTGGTATCGGTATGAACAACGGGACCTCTACTTCTAAAGGTACTGGGGCCTGAATCATTAGAGCAAAGTGCAGGAAATTTTTGTTCACCATTTCTATTACGCTTAGTAGACTTACGAAGTTGAATCCTGCGTAAGGCACTCGTCCTCTCTATTTCCTTTCTGCGACTTTGACGAAATTCTTGGTTACCTTCTCTACTACCCCTAAATTTACCAGAATCATAAACATTAGGCACCCTTCTGGAGAACCCAATTTGGAGCCCACTGAAATTATCAAAAGCTTTGTTCTCACCATCCATGGGACAAGCATCAGATGAACTTCTGGAAGGCGGCCGAGCATGACCAACCCATCGCCTATTTTCGTCACTACCATTACTCCTAATCCTATCATTGTCCATCGCGAAACCACGAAAAGACTGATAACTTCCCACAGTTGACCCATAATCTCTCGATTTTTTATTAGGGCTACAAAAATGTGAATCACCAAATGCAAAGTTCCTAGAAGATCCGCTAGAATGAGGTTCGTAAAGATGGTTACGGCGGATACGATAACTAGTATCAACATCATTGGTATTATTCCTTAAGAATTCTTCATCATCATGATCAGGTTTAAATCCAACGTCGTCAATGAAATCATCTCTAAACTTAAGACTAGAATCTGGAACATGACTAGTAGGGTTATCAAATTGGATAAGATTATGGAGCGGAACCCTAGGCGGGTCCATCCAGGAGGAGTCAGAGCGGGAAATTGGGAAGGAATTGGCAAAGTTTTTATCGAAAATCTTAGGCGGCGGCGGGCGGAGGAGGTGGCGGGAGGGGGGGATTCTAAGATGGTCCTCGATCGGGCGGGGGTGATTGGGGAAAGGGAAGTGCGATTGGTGGTTATTATAAGGCGGCGGCggtggtagtggtgggggaGGGGGAAGTAGATGGGGGTAGAAATTGATGTCttcggagtggtttggtggAGGACGGTGGTGGGGAAGAGGGACATACCTGGGAGGGTGGTCGAGGAAAGGCGGTGGCTGCTCCATCGTCTGCGTCAAGAGGCGCTTTGCTTTCCAGGCTCCAAAACTGTCCCACTATATTTTACGTCTTCCATGCTTGGCTTGGTGAACAAGAGCTAAAATATGGCGGCCGCCATTCGCAATCCAGTATTTTCTTCATACAATCCGttaaaaaatttccaattaattGCAAAATACAACTCCAGTGTGAAATGACCTAATTGCCCTTATAAATTTCCACGCATAACCCAACCAGTTAAAACCCTTCACAAAATTTCTCCCCAGGGCCCAGACAACCCAataaggtggtgttccactttttaaaaaaatatttttttttcaaacgaacgtaatttcaaactcaaatataatgaaaaatattttttcaattttttttgcaccgtttaaaagatcttaatgagatctatcaaacaagatctatattggtaggaaaattatttgcgtaaatacatgatttttgagtttgaaattaccttctttttctaaaagttctttttccaAGAAACCGAAACACTCCCTAACTCATCTCCTTCCTCCCTTTCCAAACCGTGaacattctgttttttttttccacaacgATAACAgtttataaattacaaaaaaaaaatccattacaTCTAGGATGGGacttgttccaaaaaaatagaacaagaaACCACGACGGCAAGGAAACAATCCAAGGACAAGACCCCATACCAAACAACCTCGACACGCTAGCAGATAAGCAATCAGATCTGCTACCCAACAAACACCAGTGGAAATCCCCCGGCAACTGCTACCCAACAAAGTCAAAATCGCTGGCATGCTCCTGTCACAAGACCATGAATCGCCAACAATCAAACGCCAACGGACGGGTCCTCATTGTCACGAACATTTGGACGCTACTCTAATGTGAGCCCCTGCTGTCAGAACGAGCTCTAGACGTGAGACGGCAAAAGCTAGCAAATCTCATAGACACGGCGAGACTGGATACCAATCCAGAACCACAAACTCACTACCAAACTTCAGATTACTAACCACTGCCCCGGTCTGGAAAAACCAGATCGAGAGAAAATGCCGACGTGGATAAACTAACTGGAGAAAGCCCCACCAAAAGGAGAATTTTTTAGTGTCAggtgggtaccacgtcaccCGGTTGACGTGGTGCCCGAGTGGGtacattcgagccgtccaaaagtgtattggacggctcagattgaaacacacactctctctctcctctcacccctaaactctctctcctttttctctctcctttttctctcgccaaatccgagccgtccaaaaccgaaatgaacTGCTCGGATGCACCGAGCAGACACCACGTGGTATCCACTCGGCACTGAAGAATTTCTCCACCAAAAGGGAGAGACCCACGACAGCCACCAAAAGCTGAAATaactaaaaaaagaaaccatTGGCGACCTCGCTGCTACAACCCAATAAGCGAAGCAATGCAGACGGCAAGCATTTAGGGTGGAGTAGGGGAAAGGAAACCACATCTGAAGGCAAGGCCTAATTCCTCCCCTCCCGCTGCCCCATTTGGATTTAAACACTAGGGGGAGGAAGGggaaagagaggaggaagaaggtgTGACGACTGTGtgaatatttgttttctccaaatcaattacattgtgCCACGTCGTCATATTCTATTAATTGGTGGCCACTGTTTTGATGACATAgggcaatgtaattgatttgaatgaacaaatatttacactgtcggtgtatataatttattttcttcaaaaaaaaaacaaagaaaaaaatcgactcctctctctctcactctcaattCCTCCCTTGCTCATCTCAATGTCAATAGCAAACTATTGtaaatctctctctatcttcatCATCTCTCAATTCCTCCCTTGTTTATCTCAATGTCAATAGCAAGGAATGACTATTGTATCAATGGAAGGTTCATCTCCTACCatcgaaaatgaaaaatgttgaCACATCTCTAGGTTTTTTACCGATTGATGATATAGAGATAGAAATGGAATCAAATTTGATCGGAAATAATTGTACACtggtggagaaaaaagttgtgATGGACATTGTACCTTCGTAAAGAGCTGAATATATGCAGCTCCCATCGAAAGTAGTTTTTCCATTTCAGAAGTATCCGGGTCGTTTGCATTTCGTACATGCCCCGCTATACAGTCGTAACGAGTCAGATGCCGAAGGGCTGTGACATAGCCTAGTAGGTCACCCGCAGCGGTCTGCATTTCCTCGAGATTTTGATTCGGATGTTTATCTTGAATCAAAATTAGCGATTTTTTGAACCAATCCCGGTATTGGTCGGTAACCGAAATTGCGTGATGAGGTTCTACCCGTatgaaattttgtaatttttttctgacccagaattttggattttcaaGGTCGAAAATAGTGTATTTTTACGGGATTTAGAAACTGAAATACTATTCTCAAGTACAATGGTTCTAAAACGATACTGTTTATTAAATCCATATATATTAGAAAATTTCGGTATTTACAGATCGTAAATATTGATACCAAAAGGGTTTTCAAAATCGAAATGAATATCTCTCTACCatgttcaaattattttttcaaaaagcatgTATTGTTTTAATATTTTATGAGAATTTCAACTATTTCGGTtttagatttttgaaaaagtgcgCCAACTGCTGGATACGTAAACTTGATCttccaaaattttgttttggatttgacattcaaaaattgaatattttatGCTATTTCGGTTTCTGTCAATCGGAATTTACAATTTCATACAGTACTTCGctttcattttttaactttttacctACATTGTTTCAGCTTGATAATTACAGGCTTTATTTAATTCACATAAATGGTTAACAAATTCGGTATTTAAATGTCGTTAAAGGTTAATTATTTCGACATTCAAAAACTGAAATCTAT
The sequence above is drawn from the Rhododendron vialii isolate Sample 1 chromosome 6a, ASM3025357v1 genome and encodes:
- the LOC131330897 gene encoding uncharacterized protein At1g21580 isoform X1 — protein: MEQPPPFLDHPPRYVPLPHHRPPPNHSEDINFYPHLLPPPPPLPPPPPYNNHQSHFPFPNHPRPIEDHLRIPPSRHLLRPPPPKIFDKNFANSFPISRSDSSWMDPPRVPLHNLIQFDNPTSHVPDSSLKFRDDFIDDVGFKPDHDDEEFLRNNTNDVDTSYRIRRNHLYEPHSSGSSRNFAFGDSHFCSPNKKSRDYGSTVGSYQSFRGFAMDNDRIRSNGSDENRRWVGHARPPSRSSSDACPMDGENKAFDNFSGLQIGFSRRVPNVYDSGKFRGSREGNQEFRQSRRKEIERTSALRRIQLRKSTKRNRNGEQKFPALCSNDSGPSTFRSRGPVVHTDTRVEPDGEGSPVELDVSFKSNALVAKAIVASPSCGVKSNRKLPGPELDHSNSPLSKSNSSTNGFDCPAISYKKSKQSGGNIKDPGGRDVCDIFSQPSSHHTLELPGRNNMKEPFSDKGVDTIGSVGTSSLGVKKKEVNSYVLRSLAMDKNVDLVKENRSLSGPPTASQVGEDSMHSREQNASAGMVLVHNVDMKPSPNEVTAFLDHIIENYTAGSIVSDKDGSEVDSGGSHVQNSKTTRKSSTRPFGSSNPLKINVDEGTVIADTSIDLQTISYYARGPAELQNGSDFTGSGQVGDFSHKIEPPVFLQNGFLKGQLEANNISSPEEIRSDGVPVNLLTTVSNVHNDLSSDNGLLRGQLKITVSDTDAVGTDSMFNEATVMAGSVDVEGFPRAVPLVESKAIVGLEETSIQEGVSDGYSSNDSATTTSGSDNGSRNSQSKFSFSGNGYLDDTSKESDPDSATVLHENVALEGAPKATMLVGGDLHAGFEKGCTSNKRKDSSHRLPSPSSCDMPENPVGTTLSFPAMDLNFAEEDLLGAGNFSAGSQSCTDKDGIVRGYSPIKGSVDNDVSGKGSIRISQYTTSSKYTKKRKISAPVSPLPMLSETQEESSNAGTFTSSVKLPSLRDMMCNIHQEDSRFPSCSESCPVLLENSKAGASFEAVAFVGEGRCNNVSELEQNEKSDLVMTIENAFGNEKGGRGKSVEEPGVLRTEIVQQRSPVEIQTLDRDQSLPFKDVECDADLFVKNGLPSVLNTLSLYEHDDSVPTSDLHDAVMESAPDKLFNMDTKGTPSTATASKIVNTEITLGQVLNDKGYVHERKQDEKLVLEDLLSSNLLNTSLQNTTTDKKPGHAVGSVSSKNTEVGPQDARETTDGLNSMNNTRKNQLASVVPSIFPGHLLKKMAPSSHRTKPRTWHRSTNPSASSHLGKSSYPNPFPPQGQQASNIGKDQTAAYIRKGNSLVRKPSPFAAPTVSHGLTSSVYRLYPLIVNEIKEKTGPDATLERSKTPPLPCSTNLSNCMISSPLADPPSNGCSETDSDPLTRKVNADVSKVYHDAPNSTGASEYQNGQINNSVTQSVQDDINSVSRELKKILYVKRKSNQLVAASGSSDVSHQNVDKTDAPSSSGYYKRKKNQIIRKSFKITQKVGLPDDMLILEGKKALPVIQSSSSGGRSGKGLGKTYKPSKSSLVWTLRGAQSLKKDNTLIHQVWPHLFPWKRATYRRSLMHASASTPNTSLSTISRKLLLSRKRETIYTRSTQGFSLRKSKVLSVGGASLKWSKSIERKLKKANEEATLAVVAVEKKKREQNGAGVVTTGAKNRNRSSRKLVHSIELCPGERIFRVGSVRYKMDPTRRTLQRISDEESSNSAALQHGAKKSAVPKRLLIGNDEYVRIGNGNQLIRDPKKRTRILASEKVRWSLHNARLRLARKRKYCQFFTRFGKCNKDDGKCPYTHDRSKIAVCTKFLKGSCLDINCKLTHKAIPERMQDCSYFLQGLCTNESCPYRHVNVNPNASICEGFLRGYCADGNECRKKHSYVCPTFEATGICTEGSKCKLHHPKKRNKGKKTDTSKEQKNTRGRYFGSKHIDTLDRGTAVSGRHSAKDSDDIFYPEGRFADYIDLGFFDEEAAETNDSAGKKTTTASSDDGPMDMHQDDDMLIKPINLMSRSMKESPPASDSPRETTAFNISEELSFR